The Streptomyces rimosus genomic interval TGGCCGGGTTGACCACCTCCGTGGTCCGCCCGTCGGCGGCGTCCCGGAACTCCCCGTCGATGTAGTTGCGCAGCCGACGCAGTTCGGTGGTCACGAGCGACCCCTCCTGTCAGGTGTCCATTGGTTGAGATGCCCACCCTAGCCAGGGAGGCAACGTTTTCGACATACCCACAACGGATGAACGACGAAATCAGTGGCGTCGACTTCTCTGGGCAACCGATTTCATTGAATCGGGGTTGCGGGACTGACGAGGCTCGTGCACAGTGAGGGCTGTGGCCACTCGTGACAGAAACGGCACCCAGTCGATCGACTCCGTCTCCCTGGCGATCATCGAGCAGCTCCAGGAGGACGGCCGCCGTCCGTACGCCGCGATCGGCAAGGCCGTGGGCCTGTCCGAGGCGGCGGTGCGGCAACGCGTACAGAAACTGCTCGACCAAGGCGTGATGCAGATCGTCGCGGTCACCGACCCCCTCACGGTCGGCTTCCGGCGGCAGGCGATGGTCGGGATCAACGTCGAGGGCGACCTCGACCCGGTGGCCGACGCCCTGACGGCCATGGAGGAGGTCGAGTACGTCGTCATGACCGCGGGCTCCTTCGACCTCCTCATCGAGATCGTCTGCGAGGACGACGACCACCTGCTGGAAATGATCAACAAGCGCATCCGCACGCTGCCCGGCGTCCGGACCACGGAGAGCTTCGTCTATCTCAAGCTCCGCAAGCAGACCTACACCTGGGGAACCAGATAGCCATGACCGCTGACCTCTCGAAGACGGCCTACGACCACCTGTGGATGCACTTCACCCGCATGTC includes:
- a CDS encoding Lrp/AsnC family transcriptional regulator, with product MATRDRNGTQSIDSVSLAIIEQLQEDGRRPYAAIGKAVGLSEAAVRQRVQKLLDQGVMQIVAVTDPLTVGFRRQAMVGINVEGDLDPVADALTAMEEVEYVVMTAGSFDLLIEIVCEDDDHLLEMINKRIRTLPGVRTTESFVYLKLRKQTYTWGTR